A window of the Acidovorax sp. YS12 genome harbors these coding sequences:
- a CDS encoding DedA family protein, whose amino-acid sequence MHQLLHWLALPQFGLGTVFVVSFISATLLPLGSEPAVFGLIKLNPGLFWPAILVATAGNTLGGAVSWWMGLGTHKVVDRAAGHPTELRALAWLRRFGPRACLLSWLPLVGDPLCAVAGWLRLPFWPCVAYMAVGKFLRYLVMTTALLYVWPGAVA is encoded by the coding sequence ATGCACCAACTGCTGCACTGGCTGGCCCTGCCGCAATTCGGGCTGGGCACGGTGTTCGTGGTGTCGTTCATTTCGGCCACGCTGCTGCCGCTGGGCTCCGAGCCGGCCGTGTTCGGGCTCATCAAGCTCAACCCCGGGCTGTTCTGGCCCGCCATCCTGGTGGCCACCGCGGGCAACACGCTGGGCGGCGCCGTGAGCTGGTGGATGGGCCTGGGCACGCACAAGGTGGTGGACCGCGCCGCCGGCCACCCGACGGAGCTGCGCGCCCTGGCCTGGCTGCGCCGCTTCGGCCCCAGGGCCTGCCTGCTGAGCTGGCTGCCCCTCGTGGGCGATCCGCTGTGCGCCGTGGCCGGCTGGCTCAGGCTGCCCTTCTGGCCCTGCGTGGCCTACATGGCCGTGGGCAAGTTCCTGCGTTACCTGGTGATGACGACGGCGCTGCTGTATGTGTGGCCGGGTGCGGTGGCGTAG
- the hrcA gene encoding heat-inducible transcriptional repressor HrcA, with the protein MLDDRAKLLLKALVERYIADGQPVGSRTLSKASGLELSPATIRNVMADLEDLGLIVSPHTSAGRVPTARGYRLFVDTMLTVQRNQLVAPELAPEQPQKVIANAAQLLSSLSQFVGVVMAPRRTSVFRHIEFLRLSERRLLVIIVSPEGDVQNRVIFTDVDYAPGQLVEAANVLNAHYAGLAMEQVRERLKTEVERLRGEVAALMQAAVSVGSEALSQAQDEVVISGERNLLSVSDFAGDMHNLRRAFDLFEQKTQLLRLLDVSSQAEGVRIFIGGESQVVPFEDLSVVSAPYEVDGQVVGTLGVIGPTRMPYDRMIEIVDITSKLVTNALSHRR; encoded by the coding sequence ATGCTGGATGACCGCGCCAAGTTGTTGCTCAAAGCGCTTGTGGAACGCTACATCGCCGATGGGCAGCCGGTCGGCTCCCGCACGCTGTCCAAGGCGTCCGGCCTGGAGCTGTCGCCCGCCACCATCCGCAACGTGATGGCCGATCTGGAGGATCTGGGGCTGATCGTCAGCCCGCACACCTCCGCCGGGCGCGTGCCCACGGCCCGGGGCTACCGGCTGTTCGTCGACACCATGCTGACGGTGCAGCGCAACCAGCTGGTCGCGCCCGAACTGGCGCCCGAGCAGCCGCAGAAAGTGATCGCGAACGCGGCGCAGCTGCTGTCGAGCCTTTCGCAGTTCGTCGGCGTGGTCATGGCGCCCAGGCGCACCTCGGTGTTCCGGCACATCGAGTTCCTGCGGCTGTCCGAGCGGCGCCTGCTGGTCATCATCGTCTCGCCCGAGGGCGACGTGCAGAACCGCGTCATCTTCACGGATGTGGACTACGCGCCGGGCCAGTTGGTGGAAGCCGCCAACGTCCTGAACGCGCACTACGCCGGGCTGGCCATGGAGCAGGTGCGCGAGCGGCTCAAGACGGAGGTCGAGCGCCTGCGCGGCGAAGTGGCGGCGCTCATGCAGGCGGCCGTCAGCGTGGGCTCCGAGGCCTTGTCGCAGGCGCAGGACGAGGTGGTGATCTCGGGTGAGCGCAACCTGCTGTCGGTGAGCGATTTCGCGGGCGACATGCACAACCTGCGGCGCGCGTTCGACCTGTTCGAGCAGAAGACGCAGTTGCTGCGCCTGCTCGATGTGTCGAGCCAGGCCGAGGGCGTGCGCATTTTCATCGGCGGCGAGAGCCAGGTGGTTCCGTTCGAGGACCTCTCGGTCGTCAGCGCGCCCTACGAGGTGGATGGCCAGGTCGTCGGCACGCTGGGCGTCATCGGGCCCACGCGCATGCCCTACGACCGGATGATCGAGATCGTCGATATCACGTCCAAGCTGGTCACCAATGCCCTGAGCCACAGGCGCTAG
- a CDS encoding helix-turn-helix transcriptional regulator, with translation MHTTPHGSRQPPFERYSSFYEKHSDCFRANAARAAQRPGARQLSYEIAPVYGQGWTDMHEFGSGIMTGRMYWQLATPLESDYTQCPDTLNLGLIADGQSIFRLAGQGDTVCEPGSIFLRNGSPGVFHNRAPAGMLLSGVSVDIPRELARALHEDGMDLAWIGRRDSHAVLLPSQATGAMLRAMARRMLAVRAGASTLARLELESLSLELLLKLMAAGPGARLPALRQVSQRWRAALDEALDILHTEWQQPHTIAQLARRAGINECYLKSLFRERTGMGVAAYLRQLRMAHARELLAGQRHSIQQVAALCGYAHAGKFAKAFREAHGTPPSAVA, from the coding sequence ATGCACACCACGCCGCACGGTTCGCGCCAGCCGCCCTTCGAGCGCTACAGCAGCTTCTACGAAAAGCACTCCGATTGCTTCCGCGCCAATGCCGCCCGCGCGGCGCAGCGCCCGGGAGCGCGCCAGCTCAGCTACGAGATCGCGCCGGTCTATGGCCAGGGCTGGACCGACATGCACGAGTTCGGCAGCGGCATCATGACCGGGCGCATGTACTGGCAGCTGGCGACGCCGCTGGAGAGCGACTACACCCAATGCCCCGACACCCTGAACCTGGGCCTGATCGCGGATGGACAGTCGATCTTCCGCCTGGCCGGGCAGGGCGATACCGTGTGCGAGCCGGGCAGCATCTTCCTGCGCAACGGCAGCCCCGGCGTGTTCCACAACCGCGCGCCAGCAGGCATGCTGCTGTCGGGCGTGTCGGTGGACATTCCGCGCGAGCTGGCGCGCGCGCTGCATGAGGACGGCATGGATCTGGCCTGGATCGGCCGGCGCGACAGCCACGCCGTCCTGCTGCCTTCGCAGGCCACGGGCGCCATGCTGCGTGCCATGGCGCGCAGGATGCTGGCGGTGCGCGCCGGGGCCTCCACGCTGGCGCGGCTGGAGCTGGAATCGCTCAGCCTGGAGCTGCTGCTCAAGCTCATGGCCGCCGGCCCCGGCGCGCGCCTGCCGGCGCTGCGGCAGGTATCGCAGCGCTGGCGGGCGGCGCTCGACGAGGCGCTGGATATCCTGCACACGGAATGGCAGCAGCCGCACACCATCGCGCAACTGGCGCGGCGCGCGGGCATCAACGAGTGCTACCTGAAGAGCCTGTTCCGCGAGCGCACGGGCATGGGCGTTGCCGCCTACCTGCGCCAGCTGCGCATGGCGCACGCGCGCGAGCTGCTGGCCGGGCAACGCCACAGCATCCAGCAGGTGGCCGCGCTGTGCGGCTACGCGCACGCGGGCAAGTTCGCCAAGGCGTTCCGCGAGGCGCACGGCACGCCGCCCTCGGCCGTGGCCTGA
- the purH gene encoding bifunctional phosphoribosylaminoimidazolecarboxamide formyltransferase/IMP cyclohydrolase, with product MNALISVSDKTGIVEFARALHALGIRLLSTGGTAQLLAKEGLPVTEVAEVTQFPEMLDGRVKTLHPKVHGGLLARRDLPAHMAALKEHGIDTIDLLVVNLYPFEATVAKAGCTLADAIENIDIGGPAMVRSAAKNWKDVGVITSADQYEAVLAELQRGGKLSDKLRFALSVAAFNRIAQYDGAISDYLSSLQFEAEKLSETYVPARTLFPAQSNGIFTKIQDLRYGENSHQQAALYRDLYPAPGSIVTGVQLQGKELSYNNIADADAAWECVKSFKLPACVIVKHANPCGVAVGTNALEAYNKAFQTDPTSAFGGIIALNRAVDGAAAQQIAKQFVEVLMAPDFTPEALEVFKAKANVRLMKIALPPGGDTPWKQGRNAMDAKRVGSGLLLQTADNYELQLPDVHVVTVKQPTQEEMQDLLFAWKVAKYVKSNAIVFCKGGMTMGVGAGQMSRLDSARIASIKAEAAGLSLKNTVVASDAFFPFRDGLDVVVDAGATCVAQPGGSMRDQEVIDAANERGVAMVFTGVRHFRH from the coding sequence ATGAATGCACTGATCTCCGTCTCCGACAAAACCGGCATCGTCGAGTTCGCTCGCGCGCTGCACGCCCTGGGCATCCGCCTGCTGTCCACGGGCGGCACCGCCCAGCTGCTGGCCAAGGAGGGCTTGCCCGTCACGGAGGTGGCCGAGGTCACGCAGTTCCCCGAGATGCTCGATGGCCGCGTGAAGACGCTGCACCCCAAGGTGCACGGCGGCCTGCTGGCGCGCCGCGACCTGCCCGCGCACATGGCGGCCTTGAAGGAGCACGGCATCGACACCATCGACCTGCTGGTGGTGAACCTCTACCCGTTCGAGGCCACCGTGGCCAAGGCCGGCTGCACGCTGGCCGATGCCATCGAGAACATCGACATCGGCGGCCCCGCCATGGTGCGCAGCGCCGCGAAGAACTGGAAAGATGTGGGCGTCATCACCTCGGCCGACCAGTACGAGGCCGTGCTGGCCGAACTGCAACGCGGCGGCAAGCTCTCCGACAAGCTGCGCTTCGCGTTGTCGGTGGCGGCGTTCAACCGCATCGCGCAGTACGACGGCGCCATCAGCGACTACCTGTCCTCCCTCCAGTTCGAGGCCGAGAAACTGTCCGAAACCTATGTGCCCGCGCGCACCCTGTTTCCGGCGCAGAGCAACGGCATCTTCACCAAGATCCAGGACCTGCGCTACGGCGAGAACAGCCACCAGCAGGCCGCGCTGTACCGCGACCTGTACCCCGCGCCCGGCTCCATCGTCACTGGCGTGCAACTGCAGGGCAAGGAGCTGAGCTACAACAACATCGCCGACGCCGATGCGGCCTGGGAGTGCGTCAAGAGCTTCAAGCTGCCCGCCTGCGTCATCGTCAAGCACGCCAACCCCTGCGGCGTGGCCGTGGGCACGAATGCGCTGGAGGCGTACAACAAGGCCTTCCAGACCGACCCCACCAGCGCCTTCGGCGGCATCATCGCGCTGAACCGTGCCGTTGACGGCGCGGCCGCGCAGCAGATCGCCAAGCAGTTCGTCGAGGTGCTGATGGCGCCCGACTTCACGCCCGAGGCGCTCGAAGTGTTCAAGGCCAAGGCCAACGTGCGCCTCATGAAAATTGCCCTGCCGCCCGGCGGCGACACGCCCTGGAAGCAGGGCCGCAACGCCATGGACGCCAAGCGCGTCGGCTCGGGCCTGCTGCTGCAGACCGCCGACAACTACGAGCTGCAACTGCCCGACGTGCACGTCGTCACCGTCAAGCAGCCCACGCAGGAAGAGATGCAGGACCTGCTGTTCGCCTGGAAGGTGGCCAAGTACGTCAAGAGCAACGCCATCGTGTTCTGCAAGGGCGGCATGACCATGGGCGTGGGCGCGGGCCAGATGAGCCGCCTCGACTCCGCGCGCATCGCCAGCATCAAGGCCGAGGCCGCGGGCCTGAGCCTGAAGAACACCGTGGTGGCCAGCGACGCCTTCTTCCCGTTCCGCGATGGCCTGGACGTGGTGGTCGATGCGGGCGCCACCTGCGTGGCGCAGCCCGGCGGCTCGATGCGCGACCAGGAAGTGATCGACGCGGCCAACGAGCGCGGCGTGGCCATGGTGTTCACGGGCGTGCGCCACTTCCGCCACTGA
- a CDS encoding TonB-dependent receptor gives MSKLPRRRPFLPLRPTAFAALWVALAAAAQPAEEARTASADAPKTLEPVVVRARLADEAAREVPFTVNVVSGQDMEERGLRSVDEALWQIPGVEMNSNGGDSWNANVRIRGVGALQKVSGEDASVGLAVDGQPLMIGNISSMGFDLERIEVLKGPQGTLLGNNSEAGAINVITAKPTRHFEGYVRSELGTGQQRMAEGAVSGPLSETLSARLAMRGLASDHWVHDYHTGGPISQPRDTGVRGTLLWQPLATTRLTLTAQHDSLRGHPNVYALRPYGDPPVLDRSTIDWIGDHRSVDRVGATLEHDLGFALLTSVTGYVKADTWMMNIPYEGNSYRQLIGMAPDNGGYFVMRNGEETASQELRLSSKPGDSVFWVAGLNWLRHQRDVDMPFGAFDHFYPGSYTNGTMLRRLESTSSAVFGEATFPVAERLKLTAGLRHTWDRKRQRASWQAVPGNDSPIRYAEDDDTLRDHYTTGRLGLSWALDAQTNLYAMASRGYKSGGYNDWGTNVTQGGKDTPYAAARVNAVEIGAKHESADGRFGLNAALFESRGKGDHLLFFDTVNFGMYAENADTRSRGLELSGFWKPATGLTLDAALAYTDAKITGVAATSTSGAAAGNRVPDSPKWSGSIGVQYRMPLGGFIGWQSPAWSARIAARFASSRAGDPQNNFTLPGYHQIDLRTGVSGGKTELYLWVKNLTDKRYDSFGYYYPAMVEGGPDAVMGLPMRGRTVGVGFAYYF, from the coding sequence ATGTCTAAGCTCCCGCGCCGCCGTCCGTTCCTGCCCTTGCGCCCCACTGCGTTCGCCGCCCTGTGGGTGGCGCTGGCGGCGGCGGCCCAGCCTGCCGAGGAGGCGCGCACCGCCAGTGCGGACGCGCCGAAGACCCTCGAACCCGTCGTGGTGCGCGCCCGCCTGGCCGACGAAGCGGCCCGCGAGGTGCCTTTCACCGTCAACGTCGTCAGCGGCCAGGACATGGAGGAGCGCGGGCTGCGCTCGGTGGATGAGGCGCTGTGGCAGATCCCCGGCGTCGAGATGAACTCCAACGGCGGCGACTCGTGGAACGCCAACGTGCGCATCCGCGGCGTGGGCGCGCTGCAGAAAGTCAGCGGCGAGGATGCCTCGGTGGGCCTGGCGGTCGATGGCCAGCCGTTGATGATTGGCAACATCTCGTCCATGGGCTTCGATCTGGAGCGCATCGAAGTGCTCAAGGGCCCGCAGGGCACGCTGCTGGGCAACAACAGCGAGGCTGGCGCCATCAACGTCATCACCGCCAAGCCCACGCGGCACTTCGAGGGCTACGTGCGCTCGGAACTGGGCACTGGCCAGCAGCGCATGGCCGAGGGCGCGGTCAGCGGCCCCCTGAGCGAGACCCTCAGCGCCCGCCTGGCGATGCGCGGTTTGGCCAGCGACCACTGGGTGCACGACTACCACACCGGCGGGCCCATCAGCCAGCCCCGGGACACTGGCGTGCGCGGCACGCTTCTGTGGCAGCCGCTCGCCACGACGCGGCTCACGCTGACGGCTCAGCACGACAGCCTGCGCGGCCACCCCAACGTCTATGCCCTGCGCCCGTATGGCGACCCGCCGGTGCTGGACCGGAGCACCATCGACTGGATCGGCGACCACCGCAGCGTGGACCGCGTGGGCGCCACGCTGGAGCACGACCTGGGCTTCGCGCTGCTGACCTCGGTCACGGGCTACGTCAAGGCCGACACCTGGATGATGAACATCCCCTACGAGGGCAACAGCTACCGGCAACTGATCGGCATGGCGCCGGACAACGGCGGCTACTTCGTCATGCGCAACGGCGAGGAGACGGCCTCGCAGGAGCTGCGCCTGTCCTCCAAGCCTGGCGACAGCGTGTTCTGGGTGGCCGGCCTGAACTGGCTGCGCCACCAGCGCGACGTGGACATGCCGTTCGGCGCCTTCGACCACTTCTATCCCGGCAGCTACACCAACGGCACCATGCTGCGCCGGCTGGAAAGCACCAGCAGCGCCGTCTTCGGCGAGGCCACCTTCCCCGTGGCTGAGCGCCTGAAGCTGACCGCCGGCCTGCGCCACACCTGGGACCGCAAGCGCCAGCGCGCGAGCTGGCAGGCCGTGCCGGGCAACGACAGCCCCATTCGCTACGCGGAGGACGACGATACGCTGCGCGACCACTACACCACCGGGCGCCTGGGCCTGAGCTGGGCGCTGGATGCGCAGACCAACCTCTACGCGATGGCCTCGCGCGGCTACAAGAGCGGCGGCTATAACGACTGGGGCACCAACGTCACCCAGGGCGGCAAGGACACGCCCTACGCTGCCGCGCGCGTCAATGCCGTGGAGATCGGCGCCAAGCACGAAAGCGCCGACGGCCGCTTTGGCCTGAATGCCGCGCTGTTCGAGTCGCGCGGCAAGGGCGACCACCTGCTGTTCTTCGACACCGTGAACTTCGGCATGTATGCCGAGAACGCGGATACGCGCAGCCGGGGGCTGGAGCTCTCGGGCTTCTGGAAGCCTGCCACTGGCCTGACGCTGGACGCGGCCCTGGCCTATACCGATGCCAAGATCACCGGCGTCGCCGCCACCAGCACCTCGGGCGCGGCGGCCGGCAACCGCGTGCCCGACAGCCCGAAGTGGAGCGGCAGCATCGGCGTGCAGTACCGCATGCCCCTGGGTGGGTTCATCGGCTGGCAGTCGCCCGCGTGGAGCGCGCGCATCGCCGCCCGCTTCGCCAGCAGCCGCGCGGGCGATCCGCAGAACAACTTCACGCTGCCCGGCTACCACCAGATCGACCTGCGCACTGGCGTCTCGGGCGGCAAGACCGAGCTGTACCTGTGGGTCAAGAACCTGACCGACAAGCGCTACGATTCCTTCGGCTACTACTACCCGGCCATGGTCGAGGGCGGGCCGGACGCGGTCATGGGCCTGCCCATGCGTGGGCGCACCGTGGGCGTGGGCTTCGCGTACTACTTCTGA
- the dusB gene encoding tRNA dihydrouridine synthase DusB — MHIGHIPLANRLFVAPMAGVTDRPFRQLCKQLGAGYAVSEMVTSRKDLWASLKTSRRANHEGESGPIAVQIAGTDAAMMAEAALYNVDRGAEIIDINMGCPAKKVCNKWAGSALMQNEALAVQIAEAVVAACAPRNVPVTLKMRTGWCQQHKNAVPLARRFEAVGIQMLTVHGRTREQGYRGEAEYDTIAAVKAAVRVPVVANGDITSPEKARAVLAATGADALMVGRAAQGRPWIFREIGHFLATGEHLAPPLVAEVQRLLLDHLQDHYQLYGEATGVRSARKHIAWYVRALPGGEALRQHINTIEDCGAQWQAVQAYFAGLGQRMDRLPATAAAALHEEQEGLCA, encoded by the coding sequence CTGCACATTGGCCATATCCCGTTGGCGAACCGCCTGTTCGTCGCCCCCATGGCGGGCGTGACGGACCGGCCGTTCCGCCAGTTGTGCAAGCAGCTCGGCGCGGGCTACGCGGTCAGCGAGATGGTCACCTCGCGCAAGGACCTGTGGGCCAGCCTCAAGACCTCGCGCCGTGCCAACCACGAGGGCGAGAGCGGCCCCATCGCCGTGCAGATCGCCGGCACCGACGCCGCCATGATGGCCGAGGCCGCGCTCTACAACGTGGACCGCGGTGCCGAGATCATCGACATCAACATGGGTTGCCCGGCCAAGAAGGTCTGCAACAAGTGGGCCGGCTCCGCCCTGATGCAGAACGAGGCCCTGGCGGTGCAGATCGCCGAGGCCGTGGTGGCCGCCTGCGCGCCGCGCAACGTGCCCGTCACGCTGAAGATGCGCACCGGCTGGTGCCAGCAGCACAAGAACGCCGTGCCACTGGCGCGCCGCTTCGAGGCCGTGGGCATCCAGATGCTCACCGTACATGGCCGCACGCGCGAGCAGGGCTACCGGGGCGAGGCCGAGTACGACACCATCGCCGCCGTGAAGGCCGCTGTGCGCGTGCCGGTGGTGGCCAACGGCGACATCACCAGCCCGGAAAAGGCCCGCGCGGTGCTGGCCGCCACCGGCGCCGACGCGCTGATGGTGGGCCGTGCCGCGCAGGGGCGGCCCTGGATCTTCCGCGAGATCGGCCACTTCCTGGCCACGGGCGAGCACCTGGCGCCGCCGCTGGTGGCCGAGGTGCAGCGCCTGCTGCTCGATCACCTGCAGGACCACTACCAGCTCTATGGCGAAGCCACGGGCGTGCGCAGCGCGCGCAAGCACATCGCCTGGTACGTGCGCGCCCTGCCGGGCGGCGAGGCCTTGCGCCAGCACATCAACACCATCGAAGACTGCGGCGCCCAGTGGCAGGCCGTGCAGGCCTACTTTGCCGGCCTGGGGCAGCGCATGGACCGGCTGCCGGCCACGGCGGCCGCAGCGCTTCACGAAGAACAAGAGGGACTCTGCGCATGA
- a CDS encoding M15 family metallopeptidase, protein MRNPPFATRALPRAAAAVLALALAGCATRGPEAPDLVPLSAVAPGVQQDMRYHGVDNFMGRPVAGYAAPACWLARPAAQALRAVQQELEPLGLRLKVFDCYRPQQAVDDFVRWGNDLADQRTKPAYYPRVPKEELFQRGYIAARSGHSRGSTVDLTLVVADGLRARQVLLGPLADGAEVDMGTPFDLFDAHSHTDDADQSPDVQRNRRWLRALMERHGWRNLPEEWWHFTLRDEPYPDRYFDLPVR, encoded by the coding sequence ATGCGCAACCCCCCCTTTGCAACCCGGGCCCTGCCGCGCGCCGCCGCTGCCGTGCTGGCGCTGGCCTTGGCGGGCTGCGCGACGCGCGGTCCCGAGGCGCCCGATCTGGTGCCGCTCTCCGCCGTGGCCCCGGGGGTGCAGCAGGACATGCGCTACCACGGGGTGGACAACTTCATGGGCCGCCCCGTCGCCGGCTATGCGGCGCCGGCCTGCTGGCTCGCGCGGCCCGCCGCGCAGGCCTTGCGGGCCGTGCAGCAGGAGCTGGAGCCCCTGGGGCTGCGGCTCAAGGTGTTCGACTGCTACCGCCCGCAGCAGGCCGTGGACGATTTCGTGCGCTGGGGCAACGACCTGGCCGACCAGCGCACCAAGCCCGCCTACTACCCGCGCGTGCCGAAGGAGGAGCTGTTCCAGCGTGGCTACATCGCCGCGCGTTCGGGGCACAGCCGGGGCAGCACGGTGGACCTGACGCTGGTGGTGGCCGACGGACTGCGCGCGCGCCAGGTGCTGCTCGGGCCGCTGGCCGATGGCGCCGAGGTGGACATGGGCACGCCGTTCGACCTGTTCGACGCGCACTCGCACACCGACGACGCCGACCAGTCCCCCGACGTGCAGCGCAACCGCCGCTGGCTGCGTGCGCTGATGGAGCGCCACGGCTGGCGCAATCTGCCCGAGGAGTGGTGGCACTTCACGCTGCGCGACGAACCCTACCCCGACCGCTATTTCGATCTGCCGGTGCGGTGA
- a CDS encoding Fis family transcriptional regulator gives MSANHINVEECVRESLLRYFQDLDGETPDGMYDMLVRLVEKPLLEVVMRQADNNQSRAAEWLGLNRNTLRKKLTLHNLL, from the coding sequence ATGAGCGCCAACCACATCAACGTCGAAGAATGCGTGCGCGAAAGCCTGCTGCGCTACTTCCAGGACCTGGACGGCGAGACGCCCGATGGCATGTACGACATGCTGGTGCGCCTGGTCGAAAAACCGCTGCTCGAAGTGGTGATGCGCCAGGCCGACAACAACCAGTCGCGCGCGGCCGAGTGGCTGGGCCTGAACCGCAACACGCTGCGCAAGAAGCTGACGCTGCACAACCTGCTTTGA